From Etheostoma cragini isolate CJK2018 chromosome 10, CSU_Ecrag_1.0, whole genome shotgun sequence, the proteins below share one genomic window:
- the vgll1 gene encoding transcription cofactor vestigial-like protein 1 — translation MEDRTESPMAVKVEEHSRCVILTYFQGDINSMVDAHFTRALSTVCKAKAPAAKTKTICKSIKLEETSPCQRSAPDCYSESQVPPAAGRHLNFGPADDAPGSWTSFTTRAGEGPGLTSITYSLSPEGLNLTGQQYATSLLNLLHSDRGEMGPSMASSSKPILHSSWAVPQGYRDSVDPAVAFEPGRHLDKKDLYWY, via the exons ATGGAGGACAGAACAGAAAGTCCCATGGCTGTGAAGGTGGAGGAGCATTCTCGTTGTGTCATCCTGACTTACTTTCAGGGGGACATCAACAGCATGGTGGATGCTCACTTCACCCGAGCTCTCAGCACAGTGTGCAAAGCCAAGGCACCAGcagcaaagacaaagacaatttGTAAATCTATTAAATTGG AGGAAACCAGCCCCTGTCAGAGGAGTGCTCCTGACTGTTACTCAGAGTCACAGGTCCCTCCTGCAGCAGGACGTCACCTGAACTTCGGCCCTGCAGATGACGCTCCTGGCTCCTGGACCTCGTTCACAACCAGGGCAGGAGAGGGCCCGGGGTTGACTTCCATCACCTACTCTCTGTCCCCAGAAGGGTTAAATCTTACTGGACAGCAATACGCCACATCCTTGCTCAACCTACTCCATTCTGACCGGGGTGAGATGGGACCCAGCATGGCCTCTAGCTCCAAGCCAATACTACATTCCAGCTGGGCAGTGCCTCAAGGATATAGAGACTCCGTGGACCCTGCAGTAGCCTTTGAACCCG GACGGCATCTGGACAAGAAGGACTTGTACTGGTATTGA
- the adgrg4a gene encoding adhesion G-protein coupled receptor G4 yields MNSVRNLTLICLCVQLLGSTASASTSLWGKKVVLKGRQCTWQLQPDTVVPALKELTVCMLLRFTITTDWTGFDYKAPGGGGIELGLGGTDSQLIVWLFGEKHSLKSILKLQEWFNVCFTWSGQTQRLQIYVDGTSQLEAFVSPIRPQLAPNGTLTLGVSHFIDINGEVQLETGKELLGEIGLFRIWAREWSAEDLRGQSCADGDVVRWDLQQWKNECPPEPNSDMHCAWSLYKIKMWTFIVHSTKPGNCSVSLEEVTRNWMESIFPRNISVHNILVSSPSRTCHVVDKSAALHAQQPQGSSALSYSTFDKCFSCEVYVNVDPAANVEVVQTNIASLLSLSFSHDFLNLTADPSSISILPVEFLPAVPEPQPTVSTGAPASVTHPTQSLPAEPANMSTTGDPLDVNETAFGPDTFFRVDLTLRMNGSPANPEDIIEKWVKKQLEVNNTMHVLNLIIKENVGRNLEQYNGLMIFHSQLKQYYSTFHVQEYNINSVAETKAIINASLLSKYENDSIVIQPINVAIEHIEPANCLEETTSTIYGVYIWPEAFPQINQDMGCEKPRSKRAFRLCKLDIETDMTSWADPDMRDCSPLLTISDLDNINVTTGNAAEVVDMIQDLVDVQLSNSAELSPSELDSVVEKLCEVVEISTIKPAVGDKIVHIIANILLSKTDITPLASTILDLTDRMGNNMEFQDESVSITAPSLALSMFNVDRNDFSGLTFGVSSVSSIVNPEIYVNQSFVSEPFPETDATISLPSELINFFPPGERNTTRVQFQFFRTDGLFQDPHITNASQSSLTMNSFIVSASINNSHVSNLKERVVVTLRHQTTKQPEDKVHCMFWDLQKNGGQGGWNSRGCITQSISAYRTRCLCDHLTHFAVLLDVSRTPISEADRQILTVISYLGCGISSIFLGITLLTYLSFEKLRRDYPSKILINLSAALLGLSMLFLLDSWLSSFSNYSLCIATAAMLHYFLLASFTWMGLEAVHMYLALVKVFNIYVPSYILKLCAVGWGVPLVIVSLVLAIDKDAYGSAPEEAAVMLQSNDQFCWLQNDVFFYVTVVAFVLLILLCNISVFIGVLIQIRHMRANKQSANRASSLPDLRAVASLTVLLGLTWLLGFFSFGPGRMVLMYLFSICNSLQGFFVFLLHCLMKENVRKQWRIHLCCGRFKLSDHSDWSRSVTVGGQCNKNHLVNSDSVASDNTSTLRKISDSSTGLASNHHQGA; encoded by the exons CATGCTTTTACGCTTCACCATAACCACCGACTGGACGGGTTTTGACTACAAAGCACCAGGGGGCGGGGGCATAGAGCTGGGACTTGGGGGGACAGATTCACAGCTGATAGTGTGGCtgtttggagaaaaacacagcTTGAAAAGCATTTTGAAATTGCAAGAATGGTTCAATGTCTGTTTCACCTGGTCTGGCCAAACTCAGAGGCTGCAGATCTACGTTGATGGAACCAGTCAGCTTGAGGCATTTGTGAGCCCCATTCGACCCCAACTGGCCCCAAACGGCACTCTCACTCTGGGGGTGTCTCATTTTATAGACATAAATGGTGAGGTGCAGCTGGAGACGGGGAAGGAACTGTTGGGTGAGATTGGTCTTTTCCGGATATGGGCCAGAGAATGGAGCGCTGAGGATCTGAGGGGGCAGAGCTGTGCAGATGGAGACGTGGTGAGGTGGGATCTGCAGCAGTGGAAAAATGAGTGCCCTCCTGAGCCTAACAGTGACATGCATTGTG CATGGTCCCTctacaaaatcaaaatgtggACATTCATTGTTCACTCTACAAAGCCTGGAAATTGTTCAGTCTCATTAGAGGAAGTCACAAGAAACTGG ATGGAGAGCATTTTCCCTCGCAACATCTCTGTCCATAACATCCTCGTGTCATCCCCAAG CCGTACCTGCCATGTCGTTGATAAATCTGCTGCTCTACATGCGCAACAACCACAG ggaTCAAGTGCATTGTCTTACTCCACCTTTGATAAGTG TTTCAGTTGTGAAGTCTACGTGAACGTGGATCCTGCTGCTAACGTCGAAGTGGTTCAGACGAACATTGCCTCATTGCTGAGTTTGAGCTTCTCTCACGACTTCCTCAACCTGACAGCTGACCCTTCCAGCATCAGCATACTACCTGTAG AGTTTCTCCCTGCAGTGCCAGAACCACAGCCAACTGTCAGCACTGGTGCACCGGCATCAG TAACACATCCCACTCAAAGCCTGCCAGCTGAACCCGCTAACATGTCAACGACAGGAGATCCTCTAGATGTCAACGAGACTGCCT TTGGACCAGATACATTCTTCAGAGTTGATCTGACCTTAAGGATGAATGGCAGCCCAGCAAATCCAGAGGACATTATTGAAAAATGG GTGAAAAAACAGCTGGAGGTGAATAACACCATGCATGTGCTAAATCTCATCATAAAGGAGAATGTTGGCAG GAACCTGGAGCAGTACAATGGGCTAATG attTTCCACAGCCAACTAAAACA ATACTACAGCACTTTCCATGTTCAGGAATACAACATAAACAGTGTGGCTGAAACAAAAGCCATTATTAATGCTTCATTATTATCAAAGTATGAAAATGACTCCATTGTTATTCAACCTATAAACGTGGCGATCGAGCACATAG AGCCAGCAAACTGTTTAGAAGAGACCACTTCAACAATCTACGGAGTATACATTTGGCCTGAAGCATTTCCACAAATCAACCAAGACATGGGATGCGAAAAGCCAAGATCTAAGAGAGCTTTCAGGCTTTG taagTTAGACATTGAAACTGACATGACCAGCTGGGCTGATCCTGATATGAGAGATTGCAGCCCGCTTTTGACCATTTCAGACCTTGACAATATCAATGTCACTACTG GTAACGCGGCTGAGGTTGTGGACATGATTCAGGACCTAGTAGATGTTCAGTTAAGTAACAGTGCAGAGCTCTCTCCCTCTGAGCTGGATTCAGTGGTAGAGAAGCTCTGTGAAGTGGTCGAAATCAGCAcaatcaaaccagctgttgGTGACAAAATCGTCCATATTATTGCAAATATTCTACTTTCCAAAACTGACATCACTCCATTGGCGAGCAC TATCCTTGATCTGACAGATAGAATGGGGAACAATATGGAGTTTCAAGATGAATCTGTCAGTATAACAGCACCCTCTCTGGCCCTGTCCATGTTCAATGTAGATCGGAATGATTTCAGTGGACTCACCTTTggtgtttcctctgtttcttcTATCGTGAATCCAGAG ATTTATGTCAACCAGAGCTTTGTAAGTGAACCGTTCCCTGAGACGGATGCAACTATCTCTTTGCCTTCTGAACTCATCAACTTTTTCCCTCCCGGAGAAAGAAATACAACTCGTGTCCAGTTTCAGTTCTTTAGAACAGATGGCCTTTTTCAG GACCCACACATAACCAATGCATCACAGAGTAGcttgaccatgaattccttTATAGTATCTGCCAGTATCAATAACAGCCATGTCAGCAACCTAAAGGAGCGAGTGGTGGTGACCCTCCGCCACCAAACAACCAAACAG CCAGAAGACAAGGTGCACTGCATGTTTTGGGATTTACAGAAGAACG gTGGGCAGGGTGGTTGGAACAGCAGAGGTTGTATAACCCAAAGTATTTCTGCCTATCGGACCAGATGTCTCTGTGATCATCTCACACATTTCGCTGTGCTCCTG GATGTATCCAGAACACCCATCAGTGAAGCTGACAGACAGATTCTGACAGTGATCTCGTATCTTGGTTGTGGTATATCCTCCATCTTTCTGGGCATCACGCTTCTCACTTACCTTTCTTTTGA GAAGCTGCGCCGAGACTACCCATCTAAGATACTCATCAACCTGTCAGCTGCCCTGCTGGGGTTGAGCATGCTCTTCCTTCTGGACTCCTGgctctcctccttctccaaCTACAGTTTGTGCATTGCCACTGCTGCAATGCTGCACTATTTCCTGCTGGCTTCTTTCACCTGGATGGGCCTGGAGGCTGTGCACATGTACCTCGCACTGGTCAAGGTCTTCAACATCTATGTCCCCTCCTACATCCTCAAGTTATGTGCGGTAGGATGGG GTGTTCCTCTGGTCATCGTCAGCCTGGTGCTGGCCATAGATAAAGATGCTTATGGCAGTGCCCCTGAAGAGGCTGCAGTGATGCTTCAGTCTAATGACCAATT CTGCTGGCTGCAGAATGACGTCTTCTTCTACGTGACTGTGGTGGCATTTGTCCTTCTGATCCTGCTGTGCAACATCTCTGTGTTCATCGGGGTTCTGATCCAGATCAGACATATGAGGGCCAATAAGCAGTCAGCAAACAGAGCCAGCTCTTTGCCTGACTTAAGAGCAGTGGCCAGTCTCACCGTCCTCTTAGGCCTGACGTGGCTActgggctttttttcttttgggccAGGCAGAATGGTCCTGATGTACCTGTTCTCCATTTGTAACAGCTTGCAGG GgttctttgtctttttgctcCACTGTTTGATGAAGGAAAATGTGAGGAAACAGTGGAGAATACACTTGTGCTGTGGACGTTTCAAACTCAGTGATCACTCAG ACTGGAGCCGCTCTGTGACAGTGGGTGGTCAGTGCAACAAGAACCATCTTGTTAACTCTGACTCAGTTGCCTCTGACAACACCTCCACCCTCAGGAAGATCTCTGACTCCTCTACAGGATTAGCGTCAAACCACCACCAGGGTGCGTGA